A stretch of Microbacterium caowuchunii DNA encodes these proteins:
- a CDS encoding methionine/alanine import family NSS transporter small subunit: protein MSALAVVFLVLAVVILWGGLIASVLYLRARPERSSFPPGGEDDEREDTPIIARDT from the coding sequence ATGAGCGCGCTCGCCGTCGTCTTCCTGGTCCTGGCTGTGGTCATCCTCTGGGGCGGCCTGATCGCGAGCGTCCTGTACCTGCGTGCACGGCCGGAGCGCAGCTCGTTCCCTCCCGGCGGCGAGGACGACGAGCGCGAGGACACGCCGATCATCGCCCGGGACACCTGA
- a CDS encoding zinc-dependent alcohol dehydrogenase family protein — MLATVIHAARDIRLEDVPRPQLSTGRDAIVRVVASCVCGSDLWPYRGVTPTKAPHRIGHEFVGVVDSVGEQVSAVKPGDFVIAPFYVCDGTCVNCRNGVSTSCLNGGWWGGEVREEGFADGGQGEYVRVPLADGTLAVVPGPVADEEIPGLLTLSDVMGTGHHAAVSAGVEAGDTVAVVGDGAVGLCAIIAAKRLGAAMIIAMSRHPQRQALAREFGATHIVEARGDEGVAAVQALTGGIGADRVLECVGTRESMDQALRSTRPGGMVGYVGVPNGGPELPVRSMFNRNVGVNGGVAPVRGYVAELIPDVRSGAIRPGLVFDLELPLTAVAEAYAAMDERRATKVMLRP, encoded by the coding sequence ATGCTCGCCACCGTCATCCACGCCGCCCGTGACATCCGCCTCGAAGACGTCCCCCGGCCGCAGCTGTCCACCGGTCGCGATGCGATCGTCCGGGTCGTCGCGTCCTGCGTGTGCGGATCGGACCTCTGGCCGTACCGGGGCGTGACGCCCACCAAGGCGCCGCATCGCATCGGGCACGAGTTCGTCGGCGTCGTGGACAGTGTGGGCGAGCAGGTCTCGGCCGTGAAGCCGGGCGATTTCGTGATCGCGCCGTTCTACGTGTGCGACGGCACCTGCGTCAACTGCCGCAACGGCGTCAGCACGTCGTGTCTGAACGGCGGATGGTGGGGCGGCGAGGTGCGGGAGGAGGGCTTCGCGGACGGCGGACAGGGCGAGTACGTGCGCGTGCCGCTCGCGGACGGGACCCTCGCGGTCGTGCCCGGACCCGTCGCGGATGAGGAGATCCCGGGGCTTCTCACGCTCAGCGATGTGATGGGGACCGGCCACCACGCGGCTGTCTCGGCCGGCGTGGAGGCCGGGGACACGGTCGCCGTCGTGGGCGACGGTGCCGTGGGCCTGTGCGCGATCATCGCCGCGAAGCGGCTCGGGGCGGCGATGATCATCGCGATGTCGAGGCATCCGCAGCGGCAGGCGCTCGCGCGCGAGTTCGGGGCGACGCACATCGTGGAGGCGCGCGGGGACGAGGGGGTCGCCGCCGTGCAGGCCCTCACGGGCGGGATCGGTGCGGACCGGGTGCTCGAATGCGTCGGCACGCGGGAGTCCATGGACCAGGCGCTGCGCTCGACGCGTCCGGGCGGGATGGTCGGGTACGTCGGCGTCCCGAACGGCGGCCCGGAGCTGCCGGTGCGTTCCATGTTCAACCGCAACGTGGGAGTGAACGGCGGAGTCGCACCGGTGCGCGGGTACGTCGCGGAGCTGATTCCGGACGTGCGCTCCGGCGCCATCCGGCCGGGGCTGGTCTTCGACCTGGAGCTGCCCCTGACGGCGGTGGCCGAGGCCTACGCCGCGATGGACGAGCGCCGCGCGACGAAGGTGATGCTGCGCCCCTGA
- a CDS encoding NAD(P)-binding domain-containing protein — translation MPEETADVDVDVVVIGAGQAGLSAAYHLQRRGYVPLGSSTGGERTYIVLDAEERAGGAWQHRWATLRMGTVNGIHELPGHPVPAADPQAPGREVLPEYFREYEERFGLAVRRPARVRAVRRASDPAAGLLVQTRDETYLAQYVINATGTWSRPHWPAYPGRERFRGRQLHVHDYVSAEEFAGKTVVIVGAGISAVQLLDEISRVARTFWVSRRPPVWLDEEFDTPARIAAIAGVEERVRRGDPPGSVISITGMHWTPWARAAQARGVLVPHEMFRAIEEDGVRMPDGTLVPADVILWATGFRAALDHLAPLRLRTRAGGVRVADSRAVDEPRLFLIGYGPSQSTVGANRAGRSAVRQILADAPAVTASFPRIASS, via the coding sequence ATGCCCGAGGAGACCGCCGACGTCGATGTCGATGTCGTCGTCATCGGGGCGGGCCAGGCCGGGCTGTCCGCGGCGTACCACTTGCAACGCCGCGGCTATGTGCCGCTCGGGTCGTCGACGGGCGGCGAGCGGACGTACATCGTGCTGGATGCGGAGGAGCGTGCCGGCGGCGCGTGGCAGCACCGATGGGCGACCCTCCGGATGGGGACCGTGAACGGCATCCATGAGCTTCCCGGCCATCCCGTCCCCGCCGCGGACCCGCAGGCGCCCGGCCGTGAGGTCCTGCCGGAGTACTTCCGCGAGTACGAGGAGCGGTTCGGTCTCGCCGTGCGCCGACCCGCGCGGGTGCGCGCCGTCCGCCGGGCGAGCGATCCGGCCGCGGGGCTGCTCGTGCAGACGCGGGATGAGACCTATCTCGCGCAGTACGTCATCAACGCCACCGGCACGTGGAGCCGTCCGCACTGGCCGGCGTATCCCGGCCGGGAACGGTTCCGCGGTCGCCAGCTGCACGTGCACGACTACGTGTCCGCCGAGGAGTTCGCCGGAAAGACGGTCGTGATCGTGGGCGCGGGGATCTCCGCCGTGCAGTTGCTGGACGAGATCTCGCGGGTCGCCCGTACCTTCTGGGTGTCGCGGCGCCCGCCGGTGTGGCTCGATGAGGAGTTCGACACCCCCGCCCGGATCGCGGCGATCGCCGGCGTCGAGGAGCGCGTACGCCGTGGCGACCCGCCGGGCAGCGTCATCTCCATCACCGGCATGCACTGGACGCCGTGGGCACGTGCCGCGCAAGCGCGCGGTGTACTCGTGCCCCACGAGATGTTCCGCGCGATCGAGGAGGACGGCGTGCGGATGCCGGACGGCACTCTCGTGCCCGCGGACGTCATCCTCTGGGCCACGGGCTTCCGCGCCGCCCTCGACCATCTCGCCCCGTTGCGGCTGAGGACGCGCGCCGGGGGAGTGCGCGTGGCGGACTCGCGGGCGGTCGACGAACCCCGGCTGTTCCTGATCGGGTACGGCCCGTCCCAATCGACGGTCGGGGCGAATCGCGCCGGCCGATCCGCCGTGCGACAGATCCTCGCCGACGCCCCAGCGGTTACCGCCTCGTTTCCTCGTATTGCGTCATCGTGA
- a CDS encoding flavin reductase family protein → MTTVPSHSIDQLAAHERAISASLSADEFKALFRGHPGGVAVITAEGPDGPVSLTATSVSSVSVDPPLLIFSISALSSAAPALLAAETVVVHLLDSDDLDVAKLGSTSGIDRFADRDSWSRLVTGEPVYNGVRAWVRCSIIERMSAGGSTVVAAHALQSGLNRDVQHGEHGNALVYHNRTWHRLSEDSRID, encoded by the coding sequence ATGACCACCGTCCCTTCGCACTCCATTGACCAGCTGGCCGCGCACGAGCGCGCGATCAGCGCCTCCCTGTCCGCCGACGAGTTCAAAGCGCTCTTCCGCGGGCACCCGGGCGGAGTGGCCGTGATCACCGCGGAGGGTCCGGACGGTCCCGTCTCCCTGACCGCTACCTCCGTGTCGTCGGTCAGCGTCGACCCGCCGCTGCTCATCTTCTCCATCTCCGCGCTCTCGTCCGCCGCTCCCGCCCTCCTGGCCGCGGAGACGGTCGTGGTCCATCTGCTGGACAGCGACGACCTCGACGTGGCGAAGCTCGGCTCCACCAGCGGCATCGACCGCTTCGCCGACCGCGACTCCTGGTCCCGGCTGGTCACCGGCGAGCCGGTGTACAACGGGGTACGGGCGTGGGTGCGCTGCAGCATCATCGAGCGCATGAGCGCGGGCGGCTCCACGGTCGTCGCCGCGCACGCGCTGCAGTCCGGGCTGAACCGCGACGTGCAGCACGGAGAGCACGGCAACGCGCTGGTCTACCACAACCGCACCTGGCACCGGCTCAGCGAGGACTCGCGCATCGACTGA
- a CDS encoding rhodanese-related sulfurtransferase, whose translation MPVSKILLFYRFTPLADPEAVRLWQRDLCESLGLRGRILISRHGINGTVGGELNAVKKYRRKTLGYAPFADMDVKWSAGSGLDDEGRSVDFPRLSVKVRDEIVSFGAPDELAVTAAGVVGGGTPLAPDAVHDLVSERGDDVVFFDGRNAFEAAIGRFRNAVVPSVETTRDFVAELDSGRYDHLKGKPVVTYCTGGIRCEVLSSLMVARGFQEVYQLDGGIVRYGERFGNAGLWDGSLYVFDGRESVTFGADAEVIGSCAGCGAATSRMVNCADDCTRRLVRCDACAGRPLRCAEHAAGARGAVTA comes from the coding sequence GTGCCCGTCTCGAAGATCCTGCTGTTCTATCGCTTCACCCCTCTCGCCGACCCGGAGGCGGTTCGCCTGTGGCAGCGGGACCTCTGCGAGTCCCTGGGCCTGCGCGGTCGCATCCTCATCTCCCGGCACGGGATCAACGGCACGGTCGGCGGAGAGCTGAACGCCGTCAAGAAGTACCGGCGCAAGACGCTCGGCTATGCGCCCTTCGCGGACATGGATGTGAAATGGTCGGCGGGATCCGGCCTCGACGACGAGGGCCGCAGTGTCGATTTCCCGCGGCTGTCGGTGAAGGTGCGGGACGAGATCGTGAGCTTCGGCGCCCCGGACGAACTCGCGGTCACGGCCGCCGGCGTCGTCGGCGGCGGGACGCCGCTCGCCCCGGATGCCGTCCACGACCTCGTGTCCGAGCGCGGGGACGACGTCGTCTTCTTCGACGGGCGGAACGCGTTCGAGGCGGCGATCGGACGGTTCCGGAACGCGGTCGTGCCGTCCGTCGAGACGACGCGCGACTTCGTCGCCGAGCTGGACTCCGGCCGATACGATCACCTCAAGGGCAAGCCGGTGGTCACCTACTGCACCGGCGGGATCCGCTGTGAGGTGCTCTCGAGCCTCATGGTCGCCCGCGGCTTCCAGGAGGTGTACCAGCTGGACGGCGGGATCGTGCGGTACGGCGAGCGCTTCGGCAACGCCGGGCTGTGGGACGGCTCGCTTTACGTGTTCGACGGCCGCGAATCCGTGACCTTCGGGGCGGATGCCGAGGTCATCGGTTCCTGCGCCGGCTGCGGTGCGGCGACGTCGCGGATGGTGAACTGCGCCGATGACTGCACCCGGCGGCTCGTCCGATGCGACGCGTGCGCCGGGCGGCCGCTGCGCTGCGCGGAGCACGCGGCCGGCGCGCGGGGAGCGGTCACCGCCTGA
- a CDS encoding MFS transporter gives MASDPDDRTLIQHTGWGYFPIAFIARLPFAMMVVGVLTLVTSATDSVALGGLASAAVGIGVVVAGPLIGDAVDRHGQRTVLVPIGLLNGVLLGVFPLVVFSGMPPAMILAVAALIGITAPQAAAMSRSRVIAIIRDHLHPDRRQRTFSRAMSYESAADETAFVIGPFLVGILASFVAPWAPIAIAAALSFTFVTAFALHPTGVVATSDESETPVRAPFSAVLAPRVLVLVGATFAVGLFFGTTLTSLTAFMGERGEGSEAGLLYGLMGIGSAVLALAVAFLPSRFALRWRWIVFGGVMLASAVAYAMTDTVGGVVVALLLMGLGVGPALVTIFSLAGARSPEGRSATTMTLLASALTLAQALASAVTGAVGENVSVTLALSFPAFSALLVLVFGVLNLAVARGAHRLGYTSTVASAGNGS, from the coding sequence TTGGCATCCGATCCCGACGATCGCACCCTGATCCAGCACACCGGATGGGGATACTTCCCCATCGCGTTCATCGCACGCCTGCCGTTCGCCATGATGGTCGTGGGTGTCCTCACGCTCGTGACCAGCGCCACGGACTCGGTCGCCCTCGGCGGACTCGCATCCGCGGCCGTCGGCATCGGCGTCGTGGTTGCCGGCCCGCTCATCGGGGACGCCGTCGACCGGCACGGTCAGCGCACCGTGCTGGTGCCGATCGGCCTGCTGAACGGCGTGCTGCTGGGCGTCTTCCCGCTGGTGGTCTTCTCCGGGATGCCGCCCGCCATGATCCTCGCCGTCGCCGCCCTCATCGGGATAACGGCGCCGCAGGCCGCCGCCATGAGCCGCAGCCGTGTGATCGCGATCATCCGCGACCACCTCCATCCGGACCGGCGGCAGCGCACCTTCTCCCGCGCCATGTCCTACGAGTCGGCAGCCGACGAGACGGCCTTCGTCATCGGGCCGTTCCTCGTCGGGATCCTCGCGTCGTTCGTCGCCCCGTGGGCGCCGATCGCCATCGCCGCCGCGCTCAGCTTCACCTTCGTGACCGCCTTCGCCCTGCACCCCACCGGTGTCGTCGCGACGTCCGACGAGTCCGAAACGCCGGTACGTGCCCCGTTCTCGGCGGTGCTCGCGCCCCGCGTCCTCGTGCTCGTGGGCGCGACCTTCGCCGTGGGCCTGTTCTTCGGGACGACCCTCACCTCGCTGACGGCGTTCATGGGCGAACGGGGCGAGGGGTCCGAGGCTGGGCTCCTCTACGGCCTCATGGGCATCGGATCCGCCGTCCTGGCCCTGGCGGTCGCCTTCCTGCCGTCGCGGTTCGCCCTGCGCTGGCGCTGGATCGTGTTCGGCGGAGTGATGCTCGCCTCCGCGGTCGCGTATGCGATGACGGACACCGTCGGCGGGGTCGTCGTCGCGCTGCTGCTCATGGGCCTCGGCGTCGGGCCGGCGCTCGTGACGATCTTCAGCCTGGCCGGCGCGCGCAGCCCCGAGGGTCGCTCCGCCACGACCATGACGCTGCTGGCATCGGCGTTGACCCTCGCGCAGGCCCTCGCGTCGGCCGTCACGGGGGCGGTGGGGGAGAACGTGAGCGTCACCCTCGCGCTGTCGTTCCCCGCGTTCTCCGCCCTGCTGGTGCTCGTGTTCGGCGTGCTCAACCTCGCGGTGGCCCGCGGGGCTCACAGGCTGGGGTACACCTCGACCGTCGCGTCTGCGGGCAACGGCTCGTAG
- a CDS encoding DNA glycosylase AlkZ-like family protein encodes MPHRLTQDQARRIVVRAQLLDAERPGDVVEVAEQIGYIKIDPTATIASCEHTMLWTRIGWPYERGQLAKAVEDDRMLFEHEGAFRPMSLLPLLLPEMRQYPRHERPKQWLEANARFRRDVLDRLRAEGPLLAAEIPDTAQASRASDGWYGPNQVPHMLECLARRGEVAVVGRDGRHRRWDLAERVYPQDLPEYPAEEAARLLAERRLQAAGIAKQRSPWSPVGDAGEAATVEGSRWRFRVDPEALAALEEESAGRVALLNPYDSALYDRPRLSELFGFDYVLEQFKPQPQRRYGFFAHPILMGDRFVGMLDAELDRKQEVLQVTAVHEFLPFEPEESAMLRAEILDLGEWLGVPVAGLA; translated from the coding sequence ATGCCGCACCGGCTCACCCAGGACCAGGCCCGTCGGATCGTCGTGCGGGCACAGCTGCTGGACGCCGAGCGACCCGGGGACGTGGTGGAGGTCGCGGAGCAGATCGGCTACATCAAGATCGACCCCACCGCGACGATCGCGTCCTGCGAGCACACCATGCTGTGGACCCGTATCGGATGGCCCTACGAGCGGGGGCAGCTCGCCAAGGCGGTCGAGGACGACCGCATGCTGTTCGAGCACGAAGGGGCGTTCCGCCCGATGAGTCTCCTCCCGCTCCTCCTCCCGGAGATGCGGCAGTATCCCCGGCACGAGAGGCCGAAGCAGTGGCTCGAGGCCAATGCCCGGTTCCGCCGGGACGTGCTGGACCGGCTGCGGGCCGAGGGCCCGTTGCTCGCGGCCGAGATCCCGGACACGGCGCAGGCGTCGCGGGCCTCCGACGGCTGGTACGGGCCGAACCAGGTCCCGCACATGCTGGAGTGCCTGGCGCGGCGGGGCGAGGTGGCGGTGGTCGGACGGGACGGCCGGCATCGGAGGTGGGACCTCGCGGAACGCGTCTATCCGCAGGACCTCCCGGAATACCCCGCGGAGGAAGCGGCTCGGCTCCTGGCGGAGCGACGCCTGCAGGCAGCCGGGATCGCGAAGCAGCGCTCGCCGTGGTCCCCGGTGGGAGACGCGGGGGAGGCCGCGACCGTGGAGGGCAGCCGCTGGAGATTCCGGGTCGACCCCGAGGCGCTCGCCGCCCTCGAGGAGGAGAGCGCGGGCCGGGTCGCCCTGCTCAACCCGTACGACAGCGCGCTCTACGACCGTCCGCGCCTGAGCGAGCTGTTCGGGTTCGACTACGTGCTTGAACAGTTCAAGCCCCAACCGCAGCGCCGGTACGGCTTCTTCGCGCACCCGATCCTGATGGGGGACCGGTTCGTCGGGATGCTCGACGCGGAACTCGACCGCAAGCAGGAGGTGCTGCAGGTCACCGCGGTGCACGAGTTCCTGCCGTTCGAACCCGAGGAGAGCGCCATGCTGCGCGCCGAGATCCTGGACCTCGGAGAGTGGCTCGGCGTGCCGGTGGCCGGGCTCGCCTAG
- a CDS encoding aldo/keto reductase, with product MTEHAPQNAIPRIPLNSGYDIPQLGYGVFKVDPAQTEKLVSEALEVGYRHIDTAAIYGNEEGVGRAIAASGIPRKELFITTKLWNDRQAGDDPRRALEESLTKLGLEHVDLYLVHWPAPANGNYINAWTQLITLNEAGLSRSIGVSNHLVEHLEKIVAETDTLPAVNQIELHPAHQQREVAEWCRSRGVHIEAWGPLGQGKYDLFGTPAIRDAASAHGRTPAQVVLRWHLQTGNIVFPKTTSRDRMVENIRLFDFELSDAEIDAITALDPGDGSGRVGAHPSELN from the coding sequence ATGACAGAGCACGCCCCCCAGAACGCCATCCCCCGGATCCCCCTGAACTCCGGATACGACATCCCCCAGCTGGGATACGGAGTCTTCAAGGTCGACCCCGCTCAGACCGAGAAGCTCGTGAGCGAGGCCCTGGAAGTGGGCTATCGGCACATCGACACCGCGGCCATCTACGGGAACGAAGAGGGGGTCGGCCGCGCGATCGCCGCCAGCGGGATCCCCCGCAAGGAACTCTTCATCACCACCAAGCTGTGGAACGACCGTCAGGCAGGCGACGACCCCCGCCGAGCACTCGAGGAGAGCCTGACGAAGCTCGGCCTGGAGCACGTCGACCTGTACCTCGTCCACTGGCCGGCACCGGCAAACGGCAACTACATCAATGCCTGGACGCAACTGATCACCCTGAACGAGGCCGGGTTGAGCCGGTCCATCGGGGTCTCGAACCACCTGGTCGAGCATCTCGAGAAGATCGTGGCCGAAACGGACACGCTGCCCGCGGTCAACCAGATCGAGCTCCACCCCGCCCATCAGCAGCGCGAGGTCGCCGAGTGGTGCCGTTCCCGTGGCGTGCACATCGAGGCATGGGGCCCGCTCGGTCAGGGCAAATACGATCTGTTCGGCACGCCCGCCATCCGGGACGCGGCTTCGGCGCACGGCCGCACCCCCGCGCAGGTGGTGCTGCGCTGGCACCTCCAGACCGGCAACATCGTCTTCCCCAAGACGACCAGCCGCGACCGGATGGTGGAGAACATCCGCCTCTTCGACTTCGAGCTCTCCGACGCCGAGATCGACGCGATCACGGCGCTGGATCCGGGCGACGGATCCGGGCGCGTGGGCGCACACCCCTCCGAGCTCAACTGA
- a CDS encoding glycine cleavage system protein R, whose amino-acid sequence MTTLVLTVVGNDRAGLVAAVADVVADHGGNWERSQLAELSGAFAGIVEVSVPAARTESLRAALGAMEGLIAIAVPAAGPHPAAGPARLISFQVLGNDHPGIVKEITSVLRGRGVSIERMTTTTRDAAMAGGQLFDASIAASVPADVDVDQLTAELERLAAEIQVDVTVGD is encoded by the coding sequence ATGACAACGCTTGTGCTGACCGTGGTGGGCAACGATCGCGCGGGTCTGGTCGCCGCCGTGGCGGATGTGGTCGCCGATCACGGGGGGAACTGGGAACGCAGCCAGCTGGCGGAACTGTCCGGTGCCTTCGCCGGGATCGTGGAGGTCTCCGTCCCGGCAGCCCGGACGGAATCGCTGCGTGCCGCACTCGGGGCGATGGAGGGGCTCATCGCGATCGCCGTCCCTGCGGCGGGCCCGCATCCGGCGGCGGGTCCCGCTCGACTCATCTCCTTCCAGGTTCTCGGCAACGACCACCCCGGGATCGTCAAGGAGATCACCTCCGTGCTGCGTGGCCGGGGGGTCAGCATCGAGCGGATGACGACCACCACACGGGACGCCGCGATGGCCGGCGGGCAGCTCTTCGACGCGTCGATCGCCGCGTCGGTGCCCGCCGACGTCGACGTCGACCAGTTGACGGCGGAACTCGAACGCCTGGCCGCCGAGATCCAGGTCGACGTCACGGTCGGTGACTGA
- a CDS encoding ribonuclease H family protein encodes MPPAPDSPLDRYTVATDGACKGNPGPAGWAWVGEDGQWAAGSLPSGTNNIGELLGLLHAIRDHQHVTQLTVQADSKYAIDTYSSWMDGHARRGWVTSAKKPVANREILEQLMAAREARRAAGLPPVVLEHVRGHSGHRLNSWADERAVRAAQHAAKGEELIWTSHRGLEPLDVTVDPPRSAGDRVGRR; translated from the coding sequence ATGCCTCCCGCGCCCGACTCCCCGCTCGACCGATACACCGTGGCGACCGACGGGGCCTGCAAGGGCAATCCCGGGCCGGCCGGCTGGGCGTGGGTCGGTGAGGACGGCCAATGGGCGGCCGGCTCCCTCCCCTCGGGCACCAACAACATCGGCGAGCTGCTGGGTCTCCTGCATGCCATCCGGGACCACCAGCACGTCACGCAGCTGACCGTCCAGGCCGACTCTAAGTACGCCATCGACACGTACTCGTCCTGGATGGACGGGCACGCGCGGCGGGGCTGGGTCACCAGCGCGAAGAAGCCGGTGGCGAACCGCGAGATCCTCGAGCAGTTGATGGCAGCGCGTGAGGCGCGCCGTGCCGCCGGACTGCCGCCGGTCGTGCTCGAGCACGTCCGCGGGCACAGCGGGCACCGGCTGAACAGCTGGGCGGACGAGCGGGCGGTGCGCGCGGCCCAGCACGCCGCCAAGGGCGAGGAACTCATCTGGACCTCGCACCGGGGTCTCGAGCCTCTCGACGTCACGGTGGATCCGCCCCGCAGCGCGGGGGACAGGGTCGGGCGGCGTTAG
- a CDS encoding sodium-dependent transporter translates to MSHAAATPATSPNPPPREQWTGQVGFILSAIGSAVGLGNIWRFPGVAYENGGGAFLIPYLVALLTAGIPILFLDYAIGHRFRGAAPTALRRLGGPRARWLESLGWFQVTIAFVIGLYYTAVIAWALSYFVFSFDLRWGDDPAAFFTGDYLHVGDPGFSLEFVPAVLFPLALVWIVTIVVLGAGVAKGLQRVNVVFLPLLVVAFLVLVVRALFLEGAPVGLDALFTPNWAALGDPNVWIAAYSQIFFSLSIAFGIMITYASYRRRRANLTGPGLVVAFANSSFEILAGIGVFATLGFFAVQQGVGIDDLEGLTGVGLSFITFPAIVSQMPGGPLFGCLFFGSLTMAGFTSLVSVLQVVSAAVQEKFGLSRRAAALGVGGVSAILSILLFSTTTGLLALDVTDQWANNIGIVASAVLMTILIIWVLRRGPELRYHLNAVSTFQVGRIWIFLVGVLGPIVLAYMLIQRIITLILEGYGGMPEWYLLLFGWGTIAFAVVAAIVLSVMAWRRSPDDFAAWPPFPPARDTAEAAKEGSR, encoded by the coding sequence ATGAGCCACGCCGCGGCGACCCCCGCCACATCCCCGAACCCCCCTCCACGCGAGCAGTGGACCGGTCAGGTCGGGTTCATCCTGTCGGCCATCGGATCTGCGGTGGGGCTCGGCAACATCTGGCGCTTCCCCGGTGTGGCCTATGAGAACGGCGGCGGTGCCTTCCTGATCCCCTATCTGGTCGCCCTCCTCACCGCCGGCATCCCGATCCTCTTCCTGGACTACGCCATCGGCCACCGGTTCCGCGGCGCGGCTCCCACCGCGCTGCGCCGTCTCGGCGGCCCGCGGGCACGCTGGCTGGAGTCGCTGGGCTGGTTCCAGGTCACGATCGCCTTCGTCATCGGGCTCTACTACACGGCCGTGATCGCCTGGGCGCTGAGCTACTTCGTCTTCTCCTTCGACCTGCGCTGGGGCGATGACCCGGCCGCCTTCTTCACCGGCGACTACCTCCATGTCGGGGACCCCGGCTTCAGCCTCGAATTCGTGCCTGCCGTCCTCTTCCCCCTCGCCCTCGTGTGGATCGTGACGATCGTCGTGCTGGGGGCGGGTGTCGCGAAGGGCCTGCAGCGCGTCAACGTCGTCTTCCTGCCCCTGCTGGTCGTGGCCTTCCTCGTCCTCGTCGTGCGCGCGCTGTTCCTCGAGGGCGCTCCGGTGGGTCTGGACGCGCTGTTCACCCCGAACTGGGCGGCTCTGGGCGATCCGAACGTGTGGATCGCCGCGTACAGCCAGATCTTCTTCTCGCTGTCCATCGCCTTCGGCATCATGATCACCTACGCCTCCTACCGGCGTCGCAGGGCGAACCTCACCGGTCCGGGACTCGTCGTGGCCTTCGCGAACTCGTCCTTCGAGATCCTCGCCGGCATCGGCGTCTTCGCCACGCTCGGCTTCTTCGCCGTCCAGCAGGGCGTCGGGATCGATGACCTGGAGGGTCTCACCGGGGTGGGCCTGAGCTTCATCACCTTCCCGGCGATCGTGTCCCAGATGCCGGGTGGCCCGCTCTTCGGGTGCCTGTTCTTCGGCTCGCTCACGATGGCCGGGTTCACGTCGCTCGTGTCGGTCCTGCAGGTGGTCTCCGCGGCGGTGCAGGAGAAGTTCGGCCTGTCCCGGCGCGCGGCCGCCCTCGGCGTCGGCGGGGTGTCGGCGATCCTGTCGATCCTGCTGTTCTCCACCACGACGGGGCTCCTCGCCCTCGACGTCACCGATCAGTGGGCCAACAACATCGGCATCGTCGCCTCGGCCGTGCTGATGACGATCCTCATCATCTGGGTGCTCCGGCGCGGCCCCGAGCTGCGCTATCACCTGAACGCCGTCTCGACCTTCCAGGTCGGGCGGATCTGGATCTTCCTGGTGGGCGTGCTCGGCCCGATCGTCCTGGCCTACATGCTGATCCAGCGCATCATCACGCTGATCCTGGAGGGCTACGGCGGGATGCCGGAGTGGTACCTGCTCCTCTTCGGATGGGGGACGATCGCGTTCGCGGTCGTCGCGGCGATCGTGCTCTCCGTCATGGCCTGGCGCCGGTCCCCCGACGACTTCGCAGCCTGGCCACCGTTCCCGCCCGCACGCGATACCGCCGAAGCGGCGAAGGAGGGGTCCCGATGA
- a CDS encoding GyrI-like domain-containing protein has protein sequence MKTDLKKELDSYRAAAGVFRFLDIPPLHYLMIDGSGDPNTSPAYRDAVATLFAMAYRLKFLSKRELERDYVVMPLEALWSSADMASFTSARDKTRWDWTALMLVPEWIMPEHVTRVRDDLDDDDAPARGILRLQTLDEGTCVQTLHVGSYDDEGPVLRRMHEEVIPGRGMTMTGRHHEIYLNDPRRTEPAKLKTILRQPVTGASAGGAD, from the coding sequence ATGAAGACCGACCTGAAGAAGGAGCTCGACTCCTACCGCGCCGCAGCGGGGGTCTTCCGCTTCCTCGACATCCCCCCGCTGCACTACCTCATGATCGACGGCTCCGGCGATCCCAACACGTCCCCGGCGTACCGGGATGCCGTGGCCACCCTGTTCGCGATGGCGTACCGGCTGAAGTTCCTCAGCAAGCGCGAGCTGGAGCGCGATTACGTGGTGATGCCGCTCGAGGCGCTCTGGTCGTCCGCCGACATGGCGTCGTTCACCAGCGCCCGGGACAAGACGCGATGGGACTGGACGGCGCTCATGCTCGTGCCGGAGTGGATCATGCCGGAGCACGTGACCCGCGTGCGCGACGACCTGGACGACGACGACGCGCCCGCCCGCGGCATCCTGCGACTGCAGACCCTGGACGAGGGGACCTGCGTCCAGACCCTGCACGTGGGCTCGTACGACGACGAGGGTCCCGTGCTGCGGCGGATGCACGAGGAGGTCATCCCCGGGCGGGGCATGACGATGACGGGTCGCCACCACGAGATCTACCTGAACGATCCGCGCCGCACCGAGCCCGCGAAGCTCAAGACCATCCTGCGTCAGCCCGTGACGGGTGCCTCTGCCGGCGGAGCGGACTGA